The genomic DNA AAATAGTAAGTACCGTACCCAAGCATACTCCCAACTGTATTTAACCATAGATCATCAATATCGCTACTTCGTGCTTGCGTCAACTGTGTTGTTTCAATGAAAAGCGAGATACTAAATCCAATGAGGGCAACTTTCCACAAACGATTGCATTTGCTCCATAATAAAGGCACCATAAAGCCAATCGGCATGAAAATACAAATATTACCAAAAAAATTAATGATTAGTGGATGCCAAAAATGTAGCTCCGTCACGGCATAATAGGTATCATGAAAAACGTTAAATGGGACGAGATTGACAGTTGCAAATGAGCGATTCACTGCTGGCCCTGTATATAAAAAAGTCAAAATGGTTTGAGAAAATAAGGCGATCATGAACAATAGAAACAGGACAACACCTATTTCATGATACATACAGAGTTGCTTAGATTTCCGTATTTTATGATAGAAAACACGAATGAGGATAATGAAAGGAAGAGCCATTAACATAGAAGGCAGCATATCCTTGATATAGCCTAGAATTGCAGTCATCGTATTCACCTAATTTCAGTTATAGCGTACGTTTATATTTCAAAGAAATGTCTTGATCCGCTTCCGTTGTATCATACGCGAGTTCTTCATATTGAAAAATGAACCCTCTTGCTTCATAGAAAGGAATGCCGTAGTCGTTGCCCTTTGCGACAGCCACCCATTGTTCTTCTGCGCCATATATATGCTTTTGGATTTTGGTGAAGAAGTTG from Sporosarcina sp. FSL K6-1522 includes the following:
- a CDS encoding VanZ family protein, translated to MTAILGYIKDMLPSMLMALPFIILIRVFYHKIRKSKQLCMYHEIGVVLFLLFMIALFSQTILTFLYTGPAVNRSFATVNLVPFNVFHDTYYAVTELHFWHPLIINFFGNICIFMPIGFMVPLLWSKCNRLWKVALIGFSISLFIETTQLTQARSSDIDDLWLNTVGSMLGYGTYYFMNKYFPHIGRTFKKS